From Lolium perenne isolate Kyuss_39 chromosome 5, Kyuss_2.0, whole genome shotgun sequence, a single genomic window includes:
- the LOC139831387 gene encoding uncharacterized protein: protein MGAGAGVVFISPQGDKMKYVLRMNFPPPTNNEAEYEAMLHDMCMAKACGATRLEIYGDSSLIVQKSMNLCDAVSDNMIAYREIYRLMEGKFECCELKHIGRASIEEVDTLANIGSTWAAIPNGVFYVVIKQRSINVKPPAPLT, encoded by the coding sequence ATGGGCGCCGGTGCTGGCGTTGTCTTCatatcacctcaaggcgacaagaTGAAGTACGTGCTACGGATGAATTTCCCGCCGCCGACAAACAATGAAGCTGAATATGAAGCCATGCTGCACGACATGTGCATGGCAAAAGCCTGCGGCGCCACACGCCTGGAAATTTACGGAGACTCGAGCCTCATCGTGCAGAAGTCGATGAATCTGTGCGATGCGGtaagcgacaacatgatcgcctaccgtGAGATATACCGCTTGATGGAAGGAAAATTCGAATGCTGTGAACTGAAGCACATTGGCAGGGCCAGCATTGAAGAAGTCGATACTCTGGCAAACATCGGCTCCACATGGGCTGCAATTCCGAACGGAGTCTTCTATGTAGTAATCAAACAACGCTCCATCAATGTCAAACCTCCCGCACCCCTTACATAG